A single window of Myxocyprinus asiaticus isolate MX2 ecotype Aquarium Trade chromosome 34, UBuf_Myxa_2, whole genome shotgun sequence DNA harbors:
- the LOC127425521 gene encoding claudin-4-like codes for MVNTGMQLISFTCAVTGWVMAIAVTALPQWKVTAFIGSNILTSEIVWQGIWMNCIYQTTGHMQCKTYDSMLALPPDIQAARALMCIAIFLGWLSCTVSCCGMKCTTCAGDDRHAKAGIALSGGVLFILTGLCVLVPVSWTANTVVQDFYNPNVPIQHKRELGQAIYLGWAAAVILMISGAVLSSTCPHIERGGYRRGYIGRSFANSRPSAPDLPKPITTNSLPLKEYV; via the coding sequence ATGGTGAACACTGGCATGCAGTTGATCAGCTTCACCTGTGCTGTGACGGGCTGGGTGATGGCTATAGCAGTGACTGCGCTGCCTCAATGGAAGGTCACAGCCTTTATAGGCAGCAATATCCTCACCTCTGAGATTGTTTGGCAGGGGATCTGGATGAATTGCATCTACCAGACCACCGGCCACATGCAATGTAAGACCTACGACTCCATGCTGGCCCTGCCGCCTGATATCCAGGCGGCACGTGCGCTGATGTGCATTGCTATCTTCTTGGGCTGGTTGTCCTGCACTGTCTCTTGCTGTGGCATGAAGTGCACCACCTGCGCCGGGGACGATCGCCATGCCAAGGCTGGCATAGCACTGTCCGGTGGGGTGCTCTTCATCCTGACGGGCCTGTGTGTCCTAGTACCAGTTTCCTGGACAGCAAACACTGTGGTGCAGGACTTCTATAACCCCAATGTTCCCATACAGCACAAGCGGGAGCTGGGTCAGGCCATTTACCTGGGATGGGCGGCAGCGGTGATCCTTATGATCAGTGGGGCAGTGCTGAGCAGTACCTGCCCACACATTGAGAGAGGAGGGTACAGACGGGGGTACATAGGCCGTAGTTTTGCCAACTCGAGGCCTTCTGCACCTGATCTTCCCAAGCCTATCACCACCAACAGCCTGCCTCTTAAGGAGTATGTGTGA
- the LOC127425523 gene encoding ribosome biogenesis protein C1orf109 homolog isoform X1, which yields MSNPVLVSLHQQLKKCFEVLKVNKNVWESVLAECIPLMSSLGNLAVQLKALKNVQLANTPLAKFPSLQERLHYKLSLAVDTVLGKLAEKMDALQTVRNAISKQVSAVFQFYEKNTDALDIACCVSRSATCPSIADMLEWLQDADCYYRLQLLQRRKLLWMLKPTDLTLMETEPKRWESLHSSSREERIADALCQVSFFMDIE from the exons ATGTCTAATCCAGTTTTAGTGTCGTTACATCAACAACTCAAAAAATGCTTTGaggttttaaaagttaataaaaacgtTTGGGAAAGTGTGTTAGCCGAGTGTATACCTCTAATGAGCTCTCTCGGAAACCTCGCAGTGCAGTTAAAGGCACTAAAAAACGTTCAGCTTGCGAACACACCACTTGCCAAATTCCCAAGTTTACAAGAACGCCTTCATTATAAACTGTCACTTGCTGTGGATACAGTTCTGGGAAAACTGGCTGAGAAAAT GGATGCTCTTCAGACAGTAAGGAATGCCATCAGTAAACAGGTGTCTGCTGTCTTCCAGTTTTATGAGAAGAACACCGATGCTCTTGACATTGCTTGTTGTGTCTCTAGATCAGCCACCTGTCCCTCCATCGCAGACATGTTAGAGTGGCTTCAAGACGCAGATTGCTACTACCGCCTCCA ATTACTGCAGAGAAGGAAACTACTGTGGATGTTGAAGCCCACTGACCTTACATTAATGGAAACAGAACCAAAGAGATGGGAATCTCTACATTCATCCAGCAGAGAGGAGAGAATTGCAG atgcACTGTGTCAAGTGTCCTTCTTCATGGACATTGAATGA
- the LOC127425523 gene encoding ribosome biogenesis protein C1orf109 homolog isoform X3, producing the protein MSNPVLVSLHQQLKKCFEVLKVNKNVWESVLAECIPLMSSLGNLAVQLKALKNVQLANTPLAKFPSLQERLHYKLSLAVDTVLGKLAEKISATCPSIADMLEWLQDADCYYRLQLLQRRKLLWMLKPTDLTLMETEPKRWESLHSSSREERIADALCQVSFFMDIE; encoded by the exons ATGTCTAATCCAGTTTTAGTGTCGTTACATCAACAACTCAAAAAATGCTTTGaggttttaaaagttaataaaaacgtTTGGGAAAGTGTGTTAGCCGAGTGTATACCTCTAATGAGCTCTCTCGGAAACCTCGCAGTGCAGTTAAAGGCACTAAAAAACGTTCAGCTTGCGAACACACCACTTGCCAAATTCCCAAGTTTACAAGAACGCCTTCATTATAAACTGTCACTTGCTGTGGATACAGTTCTGGGAAAACTGGCTGAGAAAAT ATCAGCCACCTGTCCCTCCATCGCAGACATGTTAGAGTGGCTTCAAGACGCAGATTGCTACTACCGCCTCCA ATTACTGCAGAGAAGGAAACTACTGTGGATGTTGAAGCCCACTGACCTTACATTAATGGAAACAGAACCAAAGAGATGGGAATCTCTACATTCATCCAGCAGAGAGGAGAGAATTGCAG atgcACTGTGTCAAGTGTCCTTCTTCATGGACATTGAATGA
- the LOC127425523 gene encoding ribosome biogenesis protein C1orf109 homolog isoform X2: protein MSNPVLVSLHQQLKKCFEVLKVNKNVWESVLAECIPLMSSLGNLAVQLKALKNVQLANTPLAKFPSLQERLHYKLSLAVDTVLGKLAEKMDALQTISHLSLHRRHVRVASRRRLLLPPPRRKLLWMLKPTDLTLMETEPKRWESLHSSSREERIADALCQVSFFMDIE, encoded by the exons ATGTCTAATCCAGTTTTAGTGTCGTTACATCAACAACTCAAAAAATGCTTTGaggttttaaaagttaataaaaacgtTTGGGAAAGTGTGTTAGCCGAGTGTATACCTCTAATGAGCTCTCTCGGAAACCTCGCAGTGCAGTTAAAGGCACTAAAAAACGTTCAGCTTGCGAACACACCACTTGCCAAATTCCCAAGTTTACAAGAACGCCTTCATTATAAACTGTCACTTGCTGTGGATACAGTTCTGGGAAAACTGGCTGAGAAAAT GGATGCTCTTCAGACA ATCAGCCACCTGTCCCTCCATCGCAGACATGTTAGAGTGGCTTCAAGACGCAGATTGCTACTACCGCCTCCA AGAAGGAAACTACTGTGGATGTTGAAGCCCACTGACCTTACATTAATGGAAACAGAACCAAAGAGATGGGAATCTCTACATTCATCCAGCAGAGAGGAGAGAATTGCAG atgcACTGTGTCAAGTGTCCTTCTTCATGGACATTGAATGA
- the LOC127425023 gene encoding borealin-like, with product MAPKKRTQHTKNKKNPKTPKLEAFLLDFDDEVHTIVERLKEKTNNLLKDADNLYKTALIKLPMAVRKMNWVQYCNLDKPKSPVDDSKVREEAAQVELAIAENHAIPSKFATKEAKNGANSEDENIAPLKSAVKIKAPKKAPSTSKKARALSVSKQGNTIRKSTRKPLITPARSLLESSIIGATPLITPRFDPRLPKTPAVRMARHKEKLYSMSVNGSPIAGSAEDIVISVPLGNGECIQLLANEMDSVDLSQLDEKALRSIRNLQNRLTTLCGTSK from the exons ATGGCACCCAAAAAGCGAACCCAGCATACAAAAAACAAGAAGAATCCCAAGACGCCCAAGCTTGAGGCTTTTCTGCTTGATTTTGACGATGAAg TTCATACTATTGTTGAAAGACTGAAGGAAAAGACCAACAACCTTCTTAAAGATGCAGACAACCTTTACAAGACCGCTCTGATAAAGCTGCCCATGGCAGTGAGGAAAATGAACTGGGTACAATATTGCA ATTTAGACAAGCCAAAGTCACCAGTGGATGATTCAAAG GTAAGGGAGGAAGCAGCCCAAGTGGAACTTGCTATTGCTGAGAATCATGCGATTCCTTCCAAGTTTGCCACAAAAG AAGCCAAAAACGGTGCAAACTCGGAAGATGAAAACATTGCGCCTCTCAAGTCTGCTGTGAAG ATAAAGGCACCAAAGAAGGCACCTTCAACATCCAAGAAGGCCAGGGCTCTCTCCGTCAGCAAGCAAGGCAACACCATCCGAAA GTCTACAAGAAAGCCTCTGATCACCCCTGCTAGAAGTTTACTTGAGTCTTCAATTATTGGCGCAACGCCACTCATCACACCACGCTTTGACCCAAG ATTGCCAAAGACTCCAGCTGTGAGAATGGCACGGCACAAGGAGAAGCTGTACAGCATGTCCGTTAATGGCTCACCCATTGCTGGGAGTGCAGAGGACATTGTCATTAGCGTTCCGCTTGGAAATGGAGAG TGTATTCAGCTGCTGGCCAATGAGATGGACTCTGTGGACCTAAGTCAGCTGGATGAGAAGGCCTTACGCAGTATCAGAAACCTGCAG